The DNA segment CCGGGCCGATCCGGCCCGACCTGCTTTTTGCGGTGGCGCAAGACAATGCCCTCGCCCTTCCGCTTACGCGCCACCTGTTCGGATTGATACAACGTGACGTGGAAACACTGGCGATTCCGCCCGGCTTCCATATTGGCGTGAACATCACCGCTGAACATCTGGCCAGCACGGACATGATTGCCGACGTACAACGGTTGCAGCAAGGACTGCGGGACAAAGCACCGCGACTGGTGCTGGAGATTACCGAGCGCAAGGTTGTGCCGGATACTGACGTTGTGCTGAAGAACATGCAGGCACTGCGCGCGGCCGGCGTGCAATTCGCCATTGACGACTTTGGCACGGGGCATAGCTCGCTGGCATACCTGGAGAGATTCACGGTTGACTACATCAAGATCGATCGGGGCTTTGTCTCGGTGATCGATACCGATGCGGTCAACGCGCCGGTGCTGGAGCTGATCATCTCGCTGGGCGCACGGCTTGCGGTCACGCTGATCGCGGAAGGGATCGAGACGCAGACGCAAGCGGCTTACCTGCGCGGAAAAGGCGTGAAGTATGCGCAGGGATTCCTGTTTGCCAAGCCGATGGCTGCGGCTGCGCTAGGGACCTGGCTGGCGAGCCAGCCTTTGCAGGAGGCGGCAGGCAGTTGAGCTCGATGCGCCGCCCGCCAACACCCCAATGAAACGGCTTATATCACTGGAGCAATCTTTCTAATTCACTTTCCCCCGCGCACCGGCGAAAGTGGTGTCTGCAGGAATCCCGCTCGCCAATGCGCGATGCCAACAGACCAAAAGGGCGTGAAGATGAAACTGACCGCCGCTTGCATTTGCGCCGCCGCCCTGTCGATGGCCAGCGTCGCCCACTCGCAGCCAGCCGCCTCGCCCTCCAGTGGTGCCCCCGTTCCGGTGTCCGTCGACAACTTCGTCCGCGCGGAGAGCGACATGTACTTCGCCGGGCTGGCCAAGCAAGGCGGCGTGGGCAAGCTGCTGCATCGGCGCGAGCCCGCATCGATCGATCACCAGACCGTGATCCGCCTGAATCGCGACACGCTCTATACCTCCGGCATCTTCGACCTCGAAGCCGGCCCGGTGACGATCACCATGCCCGACCCGGGCAAGCGCTTCATGGCGCTGCAGGTTATCAATGAAGACCACTACGTGCCAGATGTGTTCTACGGCGCGGGCGCCCATACGCTCACCCGGGAGAACGTCGGCACCCGTTACGTGGCCGTCGCGGTGCGCACCCTGGTCAACCCGAACAGCCCGGACGACATCAAGCAGGTCCACGCCTTGCAGGACGCCATCAAGGTCAGCCAGAAGGGGCCCGGAAAGCTCGAAATCCCCAACTGGGATCCGGTCAGCCAGAAGAAGATCCGCGATGCCCTGCTGGTGCTGTCCTCGACACTGCCCGACTTCAAGAAGGCATTCGGCACCCAGGCGGAGGTCGATCCCGTGCGCCACCTGATCGGCTCCGCATCGGCCTGGGGCGGCAACCCGGACAAGGATGCCACCTACCTCAACATCACGCCGGCGAAGAACGACGGCAAGACCGTCTATCGGCTCAACGTCAAGGATGTGCCGGTGGATGCCTTCTGGTCCGTGAGCGTCTACAACGCCGAGGGCTATTTCCAGAAGAACCCGGGCAACGCGTACACACTCAACAACCTCACGGCAGAGAAGGCCGGCGACGGATCGATCACGATGCAGTTCGGTGGCTGTGAAGCGCAGGCAGCCAACTGCCTGCCGATCGTCCCGGGCTGGAACTACACTGTGCGGCTGTACCGCCCGCGCGCGGAGATACTGAGCGGCGCCTGGACATTCCCGCAGCCTCAGCCGGTCAATTGATCGACCCTCCCACAAACGATCAGGCGGCTAGCATGATCCCGCGTCCTCCTTGGCCCCGCGTGGGAGGGACCTGACGACAGAGGCCGAACCATGCCCAGGCACAACCCAGCGCTGCATCGTACCCAGAAGGCCCCCATGACACCGGGGCAGCGGCGGCTTATCATCGTCAGCGCGATGCTGCTGCTGGCCGCGCTGGGCTGGGCGCTGACGATCGTGCTCAGGCCCGCCATCCAGCGCACGATCGTCATCACCACCGGAGCGGACAAGGGCATCTATCGCGGCTTTGCCGAGCGCTATGCCCCCATCCTGAAGCGCGACGGCATCAAACTGGATATCCGCGGCTCGTCCGGGTCGATCGAGAACTATGAGCGATTGAAGAATCCGGACAGCGAATACGAAGCAGGCTTCATCCAATCGGGCACCGCCACGCCGCAGGAAACAGACGGCCTGCAAACCATCGCCGCGGTCTCCTATGAGCCGATCTGGGTGTTTTACCGGGGCGAGGCCACCGTGGACCGGCTGGCACAGCTGCGCGGCAAGCGGGTCGCCATCGGCGTTCCCGGCAGTGGCCTGCTCAACGTCGCCCGGGTATTGCTCACATACAGCGGCATCACGGCCAGCAATACCGAGCTGCTGGAAATGAATGCCATGAAGGCCTATCAAGGTCTCGAAGAGGGCCAGCTGGATGCGGCCTTCTTTATCGGCAGGCCTGATGCCGAGATGCAGCAAACGTTGCTGAACAGCAATCTGAAACTGATGAGTTCTGCCCAGGCCGATGCCCTCGTGCAGAAATTCCCGTCGCTGTCCAAGATTGTCTTTCCGCGCGCCTCCACCAGTATCGTCAACGATCTTCCGCAGGCCGATGTCACGCTGCTTGCTGCCACGGCCCTGCTCGTCTCCAAGGACACCCTGCACCCCGCCCTGGTCTACCTGCTGCTGGAAGCCGCCAGATCCGTCCACGGCGGCGATGATTACTTCACGCCGCTCGGCACGTTTCCCAACCTGAATACCAGTGAGTTTCCCGTTTCCGACGAAAGCACGCGCTACTTCAAATCGGGGCGTCCCTTCCTGCAGCGCTACCTTCCGTTCTGGCTTGCCAGCTTTATCGAGCGGCGCTTGCTGATCCTGCTCCCCTTCATGGCCTTGCTGCTCGGCTTGCTGCAGGCATTGCCGCGCATGGCGCGAGCGCGGATAAAAAACCGGCTGGTGGTCTGGTACCGGGAGATCAAGGCGCTCGAGGATGAAATATGGATGAACACGCAGCCAACCCCCGACCAGATTGCGCAATGGCGCGATGAGATCGAGAACATCGATGCGCATGCCAGCCGGATACGGATTCCGGAGCGCTATTTTGAGGATGTCTACGCGCTCAAGCAGGCGATCGGCGTCGTGCGGGACCGGATTGCCCAGGCGGCGGCGAAAGTGAAAGCGTAGCTGCGGATACGCCGGCGCGTCCTTTGGAGCCGCCTCGGACAGCGCTGTCTTGCCGACGGCGGGCTGGATTGTTCGTCCGTGGAATTCCGGATGTGCACCTTTGCCGGCGCGCAGCCTGGCCGAACTCGGCGGACTGAACCTGATGGCTGCCGCGGCTTCCATCAAGTGCGCCATCATCTCGGTTGAACAAGCCGCGGAGAGCATCGGGCAAGCCGGTATCCGCGTCGGTTGGATGGCCGCACAAGGCAATGCGGATCGCGTCACAGACGCAAGGCACGACGCGATCCAGGCGTTGCTACGGCCTCAGCCCCGGCGTACCGCGGTCACCTTGCCGTCCTTGACGTCCAGCGTGCGGCGCTGCGGGTTGTAGTCCATGGTGCCTGGCATCTGCTGGCCTTCCCGCTTACCAAATCGCCAGGCGCAGCCGTTGAGCAAGGCGACGGCATTGGCCTCGCTCTTGCCGATCAGGGCTTCGTCCCCAAGCTTGTCCGCCTGGCAACCCTCCGGCGTGCCGCGGCCGCCCTGCGGGCCCGGGTCGGGCACCGCACTGGCGGGGGGCCGGGCGGCGCATCCCGCCATGAGCGTTGCGAACACGATCGCGCCCGCCGAGACATGCCGGGCCCATGTGCTTTGCTGTTTTGGCATTCGATTCCCTGATGGTGAGGTGGAAAAAGCCAAGTTTAGAGCAGAAAGGCGCCGCCAGAGCGCCTTGGTGCGCATGCGTTAACACGGCCTCAACACAGCCTCAACCGTCATGAACTGCCCTAGGCTTCGCCTTAGCTTGTCTTCTTCGCAGCATCTTGCGCCTGCGCCCACAAGCGCTCCTCCTGGGCCCGCAGCTCGGGCGTGAGCTCGGCACCAAAATCGTCGAGTTCGAACAGCGGACGAATCTCGATCTCGGAATCGCTCTGCATGGGGTTGGGGCAGCGCTTGACCCATTCGACGGCCTCGTCCATGGACTTGACTTGCCACAGCCAGAACCCGGCGACCACCTCCTTGGTCTCTGCGAACGGTCCGTCGATCACGGACCGCTGGCTGCCAGAAAATCGCACCCGCTTGCCTTTGGCGCTCGGGTGCAGGCCCTCGCCCGCGAGCATCACACCGGCCTTGACGAGTTCTTCATTGAAGTTGCCCATTGCGGTAAGCAGCTCCGTGCTGGGCATCTCGCCAGCTTCTGATTCTTTCGTTGCCTTCACCATCACCATGACACGCATCGTCGCTCTCCTTGAGTGGATTGAGGGTGCCGCACGTCCCGAGCCCGGATCAGGATTGACGGGCGGCACTGATACTACGACGAATCGGGATACCGGAAATCGACACCGCCACCAAAGTATCTGGCGGCAAGCCTGCCCGGCCCGACTCGACCCAACGTGGCCTGAATTGGCCTGATGCGGCCGCGAGACGCGACAATCACATCCGATCGGTTTTTTTAAGCCTCGCTTAAGACTCGGCCCGTAGACTGCGATCACACAAGACAACCCGGACCCCGGATAGGAGCTGCCATGACCCCCCAAGAGATGCAAGCGCTGGAAGGCTTCCTGACCCAACTCACGCAGGCCAGGGCTGGCGCCAAGGACCCCCAGGCGGACGCCCTCATCGCCGACGCGGTTGCCAGGCAGCCGGATGCTGCCTACCTGCTGGTCCAGCGCGCCATGATGCTTGACCATGCCCTGGCGACGGCAAAGGCGCAGATCGCCACATTGCAGAGCCAGTTGCAGATGGCGCAGGCCAACGGCGCCAATCGCTTCCTCGACCCGGAGAACGCCTGGGGCAATAGTGCCAACCGCGTGGCACCCAGCCCCGTCATGCCGCCGCCGATGGCCGCGCCCGTGGCAGTGCCGCAGGCCGTCCAGGCACCCCAGCCTGCGCCCGTGCAGCCATCCCGGCCCGGCTTCCTGAGTGGTGGCCTGGGTGGCGCGCTGGGTGGCATTGCCACGACGGCAGCCGGCGTGGCCGGCGGCGCGCTCCTGTTCCAAGGCATCGAGAACATGTTCCATCGCAACGGCAATGGCAACGGCGCAAGCGGCTTTCTGGGACAGCCAGGCGCGGGGGCGCAGCCAACGGAGACGGTCGTCAACAACTACTACGGCAATGACGACCGCTCGCCACTGGGCTCGCCGGATGCGGCACTGGACAGCGGCCTTCTGGATGACGCATCGGGCAACGACGACTTCCTGAGCGACGACACCTGGAACGCCTAGCGCGTTGGGGGGCTTGCCAGGCGTGCATGGCAGCGGCCTGGCAGCCCCCACCGCTCTGATTGCACTGCGGCACCCCGGGTGGAGAGGGCACCGGCAACGGCGATACACTCTTGCACTACGCGCTCGCCCTGGGAACCCGATCCATGCCGCAACCTCGCTCGCTCTATCCCGCCATCGAACCCTATGAAACCGGCATGCTCGATGTCGGCGACGGCCACGTGGTCTACTACGAACGCGTCGGCACACCCGGCGCCAAGCCGGCCGTCTTCCTGCATGGCGGCCCCGGTGGCGGCATCTCGGCCGACCACCGCCGCCTGTTCGATCCGGCGCGCTACGACGTCATGCTGTTCGACCAGCGCGGCTGTGGCCGCTCCACGCCCCACGCGGGCCTGGAGGCCAATACCACGTGGCACCTGGTGGACGACATCGAGCGCCTGCGCAAGCTCGCCAACGTAGAGCGCTGGCTGGTCTTTGGCGGCTCCTGGGGCTCCACGCTGGCGCTGGCCTATGCGCAAAAACACCCCGAGCGGACCAGCGAACTGGTGCTGCGCGGGATCTATACCGCCACCCGGGCGGAACTGGATTGGTACTACCAGTACGGCGTATCCGAGGTGTTCCCCGAGAAATGGGCCCGCTTCCAGGCGCCCATCCCGCCAGCCGAACGCGGCGACATGATGGCCGCCTACCGCAAGGTGCTGACCGGCAGCGATACGGCAAAGCAACTGGAGGCCGCCCGCGCATGGAGCGTATGGGAAGGCGAAACCATCACCCTGCTGCCCGACCCGGCTAACACCGCCAAGCATGACGACGGCCATTTCGCGCTGGCGTTCGCGCGGCTGGAGAACCACTACTTCACGCATCTCGCCTGGCTGGAAGACGGCCAGTTGCTGCGCGACGCGCATCGCCTTGCCGGCATCCCCGGCGTGATCGTGCACGGGCGCTACGACATGCCCTGCCCGGCCCGCTACGCCTACGCGCTGCACCAGGCATGGCCAGGCTCGGATCTGCACCTGATTGAAGGCGCGGGGCATGCCTGGACCGAGCCCGGCATCATGGATCAGTTGATTGCTGCTACCGACCGGTTTGCGGCGGCGCAATGATCGTCCTGGCGCTGCCAGCCCTGGGCGGCACAGCACCGGCGGCGCCGAAGCGGACTTTTGATGGCCGGCGGTTGGGATCTTGAACACCCGTGTCCTAGACTTGAAGACCGCATTGCCACCCCCCGGCTGCGCATTGGCCGGCGGATAGCAAAGCGGCATTCAAGGCTCTCACCGACAGGGTGCACTATGGAATTCCTGAACTCCGGCAAAGTCCTCCCCGCAGGGCTGCCATTCTCCGAGGCGGTGCGCGTTGGCGATATGCTCTACCTCTCCGGGCAGATGGGCATCGTCCACGGCAGCACGCGCCTGGTGCCCGGCGGCATCCGCGAAGAAGCCAAGCAGGCGCTGATGAACATCCGCATCACGCTGGAAGCACACGGCCTGTCGCTCAAGCACGTCGCCAAATGCACCATCTTTCTGGCCGACATCAGCGAGTGGCAGGTGTTCAACGAGGTCTACAAGGAGTTCTTCCAGGCGCCCTATCCGGCACGCAGTGCGCTTGGGGCGAATGGCTTGGCGCTCGGGGCCAGGGTGGAGGTGGAGTGTATTGCGGTGTTTAGTGGCTGAGTTGAGTTGCTGGGTGGCTGATACAGCGGCTACGAGCGGCCACTCCCCCGCTTGCGGGAGGGTGGCACAACTCGCCCTGCCGCGCTGGCCTAGAGCATGCCTTGCACGCGGTTCAAAGCCTCATCCAGCTGCTGCTTCAACGGGGTTAGGAGGCAGTGCAGACCGTGGCTGTCCTCCACATCGTCGCTATCAAAATCCAGCAGCCTGAGAACAGCACCAAGCCCTGCACTGACGCGCAGCAGGTCGGCGCAGCTATCTTGCGCGATGCTTTGCGCACGGCTACGAAGGTCCTCGAGTTGGTAGGCTAGTTCCTGGACGCTGAGACGAGACTTGCTCGCTTGTAGCCCCGCTGACGCGGGGGGTGTCTCTTGGGGGCGGGGTTTTACTGCTTCTAGCTGCTGGCGCGGCTTTGCGGTGTTGGCCGTTTACACACGTGTGAGATGTCACTTTTCTTTACTCGTAAAGAAAAGTAACCAAGAGAAAGCGATCCTTGCAGGAGGCTGGCTTGTCGGGGTTGCGTAGCCCGGTAGTTTCGTCGTCAGGCCCCGGGTTTTAATAGCCTCATGCCGTTACCGGTTTGCATGGCCACGATCCTGCGGATGGCGCTGGTTTCGTGGTGAGGCTGCTCGGTAGCGGCATCCTTGCTCATTCGCACATCTACCGGTACCGGCTCCGAGCACCGCGATATATCACGCCGTGATGGTTTCGTGGTGAGGTGGGCGCGGTGGAAGAATTCTTCGACCAATCAAGTCGGTGCCACCGCGCCCACGACGAAAACGGGACGCTTGCAACTTCGTGGCCGGTCACCCCGCGAGCGACAGACGGCTTGACATTCGTGGTGGTGGCTACCGGTGGGGGCCACCACGAAACCCTGGGCACTAGCAAGGTCGTGGTGGTCTAAACTGGTAACGGCACGAGTCCATCAGCACCCGGGGCCGTACGACGAAACCATTGGGGTCCCCAATGACGCCACGCCAGCCTCCTGCAAGGATCGCTTTCTCTTGGTTACTTCTCTTTACGAGTAAAGAGAAGTGACATCTCACACGTTCTAAATCGGCCAACACCGCACAGCCGCGACAGCAGCTAGAAGCAGTAAAACCCCGCCCCCAAGAGACACCCCCCGCGTCAGCGGGGCTACAAACCTCGCACGTCAGCAGCTTACTCAACACGCCCCCAAACCCGCATGCCACCCGCCAAGGGCAACACCAAGAATTACCGCACTCTCCTTGCCCTACCCCCGAACAAACTCAAGCAAATCCTGATTGATCAATTCAGGATGGGTAGTACACATGCCATGCGGCAACCCCTTATAAACCTTCAGCGTGCCCTGCTTCACCAGCTCCGCCGACAACAACGCCGAATCCGCAATCGGCACGATCTGGTCATCGTCCCCATGCAGGATCAGCACCGGCACATCGATCTTCTTGAGGTCTTCCGTAAAGTCCGTTTCCGAGAACGCCTTGATGCAATCGTAGTGCGCCTTGATCCCGCCCATCATGCCCTGGCGCCACCAGTTCGCCATGATGCCTTCAGATGGCTTGACCCCCTCGCGGTTGTAGCCGTAGAACGGAAATGGCACGTCCTTGTAGAACTGTGCCCGGTTGGCAGCCAGCTGCCTGCGAAAGCCGTCGAACACCTCCATCGGCAGGCCGCCCGGGTTGGTGGCGCTCTTGACCATGATCGGCGGCACCGCGCCGATCAGCACCGCCTTGGCTACGCGGCCGGCGCCGTGCTGCGCGACGTAGCGTGCCACCTCGCCGCCGCCGGTGGAGTGGCCGATGTGCACGGCGTTTTTCAGGTTCAGATGGGCGGCCAGCGCGGCGACATCCGCGGCGTAGGTGTCCATCTCGTTGCCGGTGTCGGTCTGCGTGGAGCGCCCGTGGCCGCGGCGGTCGTGTGCGATCACCCGGAAGCCCTTGGAGAGGAAGAAGAGCATCTGCGCGTCCCAGTCGTCCGCGCTGAGCGGCCAGCCGTGATGGAACACGATGGGCTGGCCCGTGCCCCAGTCCTTGTAGAAGATGTGCGTGCCGTCCTTGGTCGTGATCTCACTCATGGAATGACCTCCTTGTGGGTTGCTACGGGACTTGCCGGATTACTGCATCGCCTGGAAGAAAGACAGCGTCCGCGCGTTGGCGGCCTTGGCCACGTCGGCGTTGTAGTGCACGCCAGCGTTGCGCGCGAAGGCGTGCATGCAGCCGGGGTATGTGTGGATTTCCACCTTGGGGCGCTCGCGCAGGGCTTCGATGATGGTTGCGCGCGCCTGCGGTGGCACGAACTCGTCGTCTTCGGCGATGTGCATCAACAGCGGCGCTGACAGCTTGCTGGCTTCGGCCAGATGCTGGTCGATGCCAACGCCGTAGTAAGACACCGCGGCATCCGCGTTGGTGCGCACCGCGGTCAGGAACGCCAGCAGGCCGCCAAGGCAATAGCCGACCGTGCCTACGCCGCCGCGCACGCCCGGGGCCTTGCGTGCGGCCTGAATGGTGGCATCGAGGTCTGCCACGCCTTTGTCCACGTCGAACGCGGTGTAGAGCGCCAGCGCCTTTTTCCATTCGGCCTCGGTCTTGTCGGTCAGCTCCACATTGGGTTCTTGCCGCCAGTACAGATCGGGGCAGATGGCAACGAAGCCCTGGCTGGCAAAGTCGTCACACGTCTGCCGCATGTCCGCGTTGATGCCAAAGATCTCCTGGATCACGACGATGGCGGTGCCGCGCGCGTTGGCGGATGGCGTGGCCAGATAGGCGGCAAAGCTGCCGTCGGCCACGTCGATGGTGATGCGCTTGCCCATGGAAAGTCTCCCTTGCATTGGTGTGCCGGACGTACCAACGTACAGTTATAGGCGAAATCGTTGGAGACGACAGACCAAGTTGCGTGCGCCGGGCGACACCGGCTGCCAGCACGCGAAGTTTGCCGGCGCGGTGGTACGCCACGAAGGTGGTGGTAGCATCCATGCCGGCGGATATCTGGTTGCCCATCATGTCCGTGAATTGCCTGGTGCCCAAATGACGGCAAGCAAGAAAATGAACCGTGAGATCACCGACGCAGCCACGCTGCGGGACGCGCTATCAGCGTTGGGGGCCGATGACATCGATCACCACGGCCGCCCCCTGTCTGTGCATCTGATCGGAACCTATGCGCTTCTTGGCGCCTGGGGCAATCCCGACTTCGTTGCACTAGCCGGAGCGTTCCATAGCATCTACGGCACGGAAGAGTTCGCAGCCAAGGCACAGCCGCTTTCGCGCCGCGGGACGATTGCCGGCCTGATAGGGACCGAGGCGGAGAAACTTGCCTACGCCTTCTGCATCGCCGACCGCAGAGCGCTATACAACGTGCCGATCGAGGGCCCCTTTCACATGGTGACGCCAGCGCATGGGCAGCGGGTTGCCATCAGCAGAGGCACCTATGCGGCGCTGTTGGAAATCGAGGTGGCCAATATTGTCGAGCAAGCTGCAAACCAGAAGGGCGTGCCTCAAGCCGTGGTTCAATTCTGGCTGCGCGCATTTGAGTCACGGCGGCTGTTTCTTTCGCGTGGCGCCGTCGCGGCCTATCGGGTGGCACTAGCTGATTACGAGGCTCGTGGGGCGTAGAAAAACCCGCATCAGCCATGGACGTCCCCCGGCACCAATGCACTCCATCGACAAGCCTGCCATGCCAGAGACCCTGAAAATCCGGAAAGCAACCAAGGCAGATGCCCCGGCGCTTTGCTCGGCCGAGCGGACAACGGCCGCCACCCCCGGCCTGCTTGTATCGCAGCCCTATGAGTTCTACGAATCCACATTCGCGCAAAAGATCGAAGTCCTCTCGACAAAAGGCGTCTATCTCGTAGCCGAGGTCAACGGCGAGCCGGTGGGCCACGCACTGCTTGAGCCGTTGGGACTGGAGTCCATTGCGCACGTGTTCACGCTGACGATCGTCGTCTATCCCGGGCACCTTGGCCTAGGGATCGGAACCGCGCTGATGACAGCGTTGCTGGAATGGGCGGATCGCACGCCGGCCGTCGAGAAGATCGAACTGCGGGTGCGTGCATCCAACAACCGGGCTCGCGTTCTCTATGCGCGTTTTGGCTTTGTTCAGGAAGGACGTTTCGAGAAGCGGATACGCCTGCCCGACGGGTCATATCTGGACGATATCTCCATGGCCAGGTTTCCTCAGCCTGGATAAAGTCCGGCCCGGCTGCCCCCCAAAAGCGAAGCCGGATGCACGCAGCTCCAGCCACCTCGCCCGGCACCAGAAGTCGCGTGCGAGCGACTCGACCTGCACCGCCTGCACTTCGCGACACCATCCGGCGTTTCGTCGCACTGACCCGCACACCGAGCTGGCGTCAGCCGAACATGAGCACCATCGCGTTTCCCCTGACAAGACTGGACGCTCCCATGCTCACCGAAATCCTCCACCACACGCCCCGATGGGTCTGGATCCTCCTCGCGGGCCTGGTCGCGCTCGGCCTCTCGCAAACCGTCCCCAGGCGGATGACGCCAGCACGCGCCACGGCGGTGCCCGTGGCCATGGCGGTGGTCTCGCTGGGCGGCGTCATCTCGGCCTTTTCAGCGCAGCCGCTCGCGCTGCTTGGATGGGGAGTTGGCGTTGCTGTCGCGCTGGCGCTGGCCCATGCCATCGGCGCCTGGAGCGGCATTCGCTGGCTGGAGGCCGATCGCCGCCTGCTGGTGCCCGCAAGCTGGGTGCCGCTGGCGTTGATCCTGTGCCTGTTCATCACCCGCTACGGCGTGAGCGTGGCCATGGCGGTAAATCCCGGTTTGCTGTGGCACGGCGGCGTGGCGATGCCGATCGGCTTTATCTATGGCGCCGTTAGCGGTATCTTCCTCTCACGTAGCCTGGTGACCTGGAGGCTGACCCGGCAGGCAATGCCCAACAGCGTGCCGGGCTGATCACTCAGGCCGCTACTGAAACCAGCCACTGAAGCCAGCAACCGCTGCCCCGAACCACGTCCAGGCGTACAGCCATGAATGCACTCGATCAGTTTCAGCTGTTTATCGCTGCTCCGTTGGTACTGGCATTCGCCTTGATCGAGGCCATCGTCTTGTCGCGCCGCCAGCGCATCGAGAGCGCGAATCCGTTGCGCATCGAGTTCACGCAGTGGGTGCATCTGTTGCGCGACCTGGCCGGGGCGCGCAGCTTGCGCGCGTTCCTTGGGTACTTGTTCATGCCGCCGGGCTGGACACCGCATGGCGAGGGCAGTACCACGGCGAAACCGCGCGCGCGGCGCCCGCAGGCTGAGATGCCGCAAGGCGCTGCCGGTGGCTGACATCCGGCCACGGCGCATCATGCGCTATCCCGCCAGGGAACTGGCCTGGCTGTTTCGCGAACTGCGGATTGGCGTGCCCGTGGCGTTCGGCTCCGCCGCCTTCTTCTCCGTCGTATTCCGCGAACCGTTTGGCATGAACCTGGCCTATGCCCTGTGCATCACGATGATGATTCAGGCGCTGGTGAAGCTGGGCCGCTATGGCCTCACGCGCCGGCTGCCCGATGCCTCGCCGGGCGCTCCCACCACGCCGCGGCGCTGGCCGGACTGGAAATGGATGTTTCCGTGGATCGTCGTATCTGGCGTAGCGGGCTATTTTGGCGGGCATGCGATTGCCAACATGCTCACCGGCAGCCATGGCTCGCCGTTGGATCTGATGCGCAATCCGCGCGCCCTGCTGCTGAGCATGACGGTGGCGCTGGTGCTGGCGCTCGGCATCTCTTACTTCCACTATGCGCGCGGGCGCATGGCGGCTGCGGAGGCGCGGGCGCAGGCGGCCATGCGCAGCGCCGCGGAGAACCAGCTGCGCTTGCTGGAGTCGCAGCTGGAGCCGCACATGCTGTTCAATACGCTGGGCAACCTGCGCGTGATGATCGGGCAGGACCCGCAGCGCGCGCAGGAGATGCTGAACCAGGTGATCTCGTTCTTGCGCGCCACGCTGCAGGCGTCGCGCTCCGGCTCGCATCCGCTGTCATGCGAGTTCGATCGCATCGCCGACTACCTGGCGTTGATGCAGGTGCGCATGGGTGCGCGGCTGCAGGTCGAGCTCGACCTGCCCGCCACCCTGGCCAACCTGCCTGTGCCGCCGCTGCTGCTGCAACCACTGGTTGAGAACGCCATCAAGCACGGGCTGGAGCCCATCGTCGCGGGCGGCTGGATCAAGGTGACGGCCCGCCGCGAAGGCGGCACGCTGGTGCTCGCCGTGCGCGACACCGGCGTGGGCTTGAGCGACCTGCCGCCCGGCTCGGATTGCTTTGGCACATCGCAGGTGCACGAACGGCTCGCCCAGCTCTATGGCAAAGCCGCGAGCTTCCAGCTGCTGGGTGCCGACGATGGCGACGGCGGCACGCTGGCCATCGTGCGCCTTCCGCTATCCTGATTGAATGCCGCCCACCCTGCCCGATATCGCCTCCATGCAAACGACTGCCCTGATCGCCGAAGATGAAGCGCTGCTGGCCGCGGACCTCCAGGCTGAGCTGGCCCGCTTGTGGCCGGCGCTGAGCATCGTCGCAACCGTAGGCGACGGCGAGGCCGCTGTGGCGCAGGCGCTCGCGCTGCAGCCCGATCTGCTGTTCCTGGATATCCGCATGCCGGGCATGAGCGGGCTGGAGGCGGCGCAGACCCTGGCCGAGGACTGGCCCGACTCAGCCAAGCCATTCCCGCTGATCGTCTTCGTGACGGCCTACGACACATA comes from the Cupriavidus basilensis genome and includes:
- a CDS encoding DUF1254 domain-containing protein, whose protein sequence is MASVAHSQPAASPSSGAPVPVSVDNFVRAESDMYFAGLAKQGGVGKLLHRREPASIDHQTVIRLNRDTLYTSGIFDLEAGPVTITMPDPGKRFMALQVINEDHYVPDVFYGAGAHTLTRENVGTRYVAVAVRTLVNPNSPDDIKQVHALQDAIKVSQKGPGKLEIPNWDPVSQKKIRDALLVLSSTLPDFKKAFGTQAEVDPVRHLIGSASAWGGNPDKDATYLNITPAKNDGKTVYRLNVKDVPVDAFWSVSVYNAEGYFQKNPGNAYTLNNLTAEKAGDGSITMQFGGCEAQAANCLPIVPGWNYTVRLYRPRAEILSGAWTFPQPQPVN
- a CDS encoding TAXI family TRAP transporter solute-binding subunit, with protein sequence MTPGQRRLIIVSAMLLLAALGWALTIVLRPAIQRTIVITTGADKGIYRGFAERYAPILKRDGIKLDIRGSSGSIENYERLKNPDSEYEAGFIQSGTATPQETDGLQTIAAVSYEPIWVFYRGEATVDRLAQLRGKRVAIGVPGSGLLNVARVLLTYSGITASNTELLEMNAMKAYQGLEEGQLDAAFFIGRPDAEMQQTLLNSNLKLMSSAQADALVQKFPSLSKIVFPRASTSIVNDLPQADVTLLAATALLVSKDTLHPALVYLLLEAARSVHGGDDYFTPLGTFPNLNTSEFPVSDESTRYFKSGRPFLQRYLPFWLASFIERRLLILLPFMALLLGLLQALPRMARARIKNRLVVWYREIKALEDEIWMNTQPTPDQIAQWRDEIENIDAHASRIRIPERYFEDVYALKQAIGVVRDRIAQAAAKVKA
- a CDS encoding YciI family protein, encoding MRVMVMVKATKESEAGEMPSTELLTAMGNFNEELVKAGVMLAGEGLHPSAKGKRVRFSGSQRSVIDGPFAETKEVVAGFWLWQVKSMDEAVEWVKRCPNPMQSDSEIEIRPLFELDDFGAELTPELRAQEERLWAQAQDAAKKTS
- a CDS encoding DUF2076 domain-containing protein, yielding MTPQEMQALEGFLTQLTQARAGAKDPQADALIADAVARQPDAAYLLVQRAMMLDHALATAKAQIATLQSQLQMAQANGANRFLDPENAWGNSANRVAPSPVMPPPMAAPVAVPQAVQAPQPAPVQPSRPGFLSGGLGGALGGIATTAAGVAGGALLFQGIENMFHRNGNGNGASGFLGQPGAGAQPTETVVNNYYGNDDRSPLGSPDAALDSGLLDDASGNDDFLSDDTWNA
- the pip gene encoding prolyl aminopeptidase encodes the protein MPQPRSLYPAIEPYETGMLDVGDGHVVYYERVGTPGAKPAVFLHGGPGGGISADHRRLFDPARYDVMLFDQRGCGRSTPHAGLEANTTWHLVDDIERLRKLANVERWLVFGGSWGSTLALAYAQKHPERTSELVLRGIYTATRAELDWYYQYGVSEVFPEKWARFQAPIPPAERGDMMAAYRKVLTGSDTAKQLEAARAWSVWEGETITLLPDPANTAKHDDGHFALAFARLENHYFTHLAWLEDGQLLRDAHRLAGIPGVIVHGRYDMPCPARYAYALHQAWPGSDLHLIEGAGHAWTEPGIMDQLIAATDRFAAAQ
- a CDS encoding RidA family protein, which encodes MEFLNSGKVLPAGLPFSEAVRVGDMLYLSGQMGIVHGSTRLVPGGIREEAKQALMNIRITLEAHGLSLKHVAKCTIFLADISEWQVFNEVYKEFFQAPYPARSALGANGLALGARVEVECIAVFSG
- a CDS encoding alpha/beta fold hydrolase; amino-acid sequence: MSEITTKDGTHIFYKDWGTGQPIVFHHGWPLSADDWDAQMLFFLSKGFRVIAHDRRGHGRSTQTDTGNEMDTYAADVAALAAHLNLKNAVHIGHSTGGGEVARYVAQHGAGRVAKAVLIGAVPPIMVKSATNPGGLPMEVFDGFRRQLAANRAQFYKDVPFPFYGYNREGVKPSEGIMANWWRQGMMGGIKAHYDCIKAFSETDFTEDLKKIDVPVLILHGDDDQIVPIADSALLSAELVKQGTLKVYKGLPHGMCTTHPELINQDLLEFVRG